AACGGGCACCCGACGATGATGCAGGAGGCCGAGAAGGCCGGCGTCCAGGTCGGGATGGTGCCGCTGCCGGGCGCCACCGGCAAGTCCAAGTCCACGATGGGTGTCGCCGACTGGATCATGGCCTTCAAGCAGGCCGGGCACCGTAAAGAGGCCGGCAGATTCCTCGACTTCACCTTCGAGGACAAGAACGTGATGGACTTCGTCGGGCAGTACGACCTCCTGCCCGTCACCTACAGCGCGTCCGAGACGATGGTGGCGGACAGCGAGCACAAGGAGCTGCGGAAGTTCCTGGAGGCGCTGCCCACCTCGGAGCTGTATCCGTTCGGCAAGACGTCGTGGGCGGGTGTCAGCGAGGACATCAAGAAGAACATCGGCAAGGCGGTGCAGCCCGGCGCGGTGCCCTCCGAGATCCTGGCGAGGATCGGCCGGGACGCGACCACGGCGGAGAAGTCCGAGTAGCGTGTCAGCCCTATGACCGCGCCTACTCCCCAGCCGCAGCCGCAGCCCCAGCCGCAGCCGCAGCCCGAGCCCGAACTGACCGAGCGGGACCGGGCGGTCCTCGCCGTGGAGGCCCGCTCGTGGCCCGGCCCCGGCGCCAAGGAGCGCGACATCCGGGAGCGGCTGGGCATCTCGCCGACCCGCTACTACCAGCTGCTGGGCGTGCTCATCGACGATCCGCTGGCCCTCGCTCACGACCCGGTGACCGTCAACCGCCTGCGCCGGATCAGGGACGCCCGCCGCGCCCGCCGCTGAGCGGTGTCTTTCGCCGCCCCCGGCGGCCCCGCGCGGATAGGCTCGGAGCATGGGCAGCCACTCGCACCCCCTGCCGACCCCCGTCACCTCCGCCGGCGCCGAAGGCCTGGCCGCGCTTCTCGCCCGGCCCGGGAAAGCCGTCGTCGCGCTCGACTTCGACGGCACGCTCGCCGACATCGTCCCCGACCCCGAGAGCGCCCGCGCCCACCCCGGCGCGGTCCCCGCGCTCGTCGCCCTCGCCCCGCACGTCGCCTCCGTCGCGGTGATCACCGGCCGCCCGGCCGCTGTCGCGGTGCGGTACGGCGGCTTCGCCGGCGTACCGGGCCTGGAACACCTCGTGGTCCTCGGCCACTACGGCGCCGAGCGCTGGGACGCGGTCAGCGGCACCGTGACCGCTCCGCCGCCGCACCCCGGGGTCGCAGCCGCCCGTGACGAACTCCCGGGGCTCCTCGAACAGTTCGCGTCCTGGAGCGGTACGTGGATCGAGGAGAAGGGCCAGGCGGTCGCCGTCCACACCCGCAGGGCCGCCGACCCGCAAGGGGCCTTCGACGCCCTGCGCGGACCCCTCGCAGACCTGGCGGCCCGGCACGGCCTGGTGCTCGAACCGGGCCGCATGGTCCTGGAGTTGCGCCCGCCCGGCGTGGACAAGGGCGTGGCCCTTCAGGAGTACGTCCGCGAGGTCGGCGCCGAGACGGTCGTCTACGGCGGTGACGACCTGGGCGACCTCCCGGCCTTCGCCGCGGTCAACGCCCTGCGCGCACAGGGCCGTCCGGGTCTGCTGCTGTGCAGCGGTACGGGGGACGTCCCCGAACTCGCCGGGCAGGCCGACCTGGTGCTGCCGGGCCCTGGCGCGCTGGTCGGTTTCCTCGCGTCGGTGGCGGCCCGCCTCTGACGGGCGGTAGCCGCCCCCGAGCGCGCTCAGCCGCTCACCAGCGCGTCCAGCTGGTCCAGGAACCACCGCTGCGGCGGCAGTGCCGTCGCAGCGGCGGCCAGGCGCTTCGTGCGTGCCGTGCGGTCGTCGTCGTCCATCGTCAGGGCCTCGTGCAGCGCCGCCGCCGTGGCCGTCACGTCGTACGGGTTCACCACCAGCGCGTCCTCGCCCAGCTCCTCGTACGCGCCCGCCTCCCGCGACAGCACCAGCGCGCAGCCGTTCTCGGAGACGACCGGGATCTCCTTCGCGACCAGGTTCATGCCGTCGCGGATCGGGTTGACCAGCGCCACGTCCGCCAGGCGGTACGCGGCGAGCGAGCGCGCGAAGTCGTCCTTGACGTGCAGCACCACCGGTGTCCAACCGGGCGTCCCGAACTCGGAGTTGATCTCGTCGGCCACTTCCTGGACCCGCGCCGTGTAGTCGCGGTAGACCGCGAGGTCCTGCCGGGACGGATAGGCGAACGCCACGTGCGTGACCCGCTCGCGCCACTCCGGCCGGTCGGTCAGCAGCTGCCGGTACGCGAGCAGGCCGCGCACGATGTTCTTCGACAGCTCCGTGCGGTCCACGCGCACGATCGTCCTGCGGG
The nucleotide sequence above comes from Streptomyces sp. NBC_01716. Encoded proteins:
- a CDS encoding DUF3263 domain-containing protein; translation: MTAPTPQPQPQPQPQPQPEPELTERDRAVLAVEARSWPGPGAKERDIRERLGISPTRYYQLLGVLIDDPLALAHDPVTVNRLRRIRDARRARR
- the otsB gene encoding trehalose-phosphatase; translation: MGSHSHPLPTPVTSAGAEGLAALLARPGKAVVALDFDGTLADIVPDPESARAHPGAVPALVALAPHVASVAVITGRPAAVAVRYGGFAGVPGLEHLVVLGHYGAERWDAVSGTVTAPPPHPGVAAARDELPGLLEQFASWSGTWIEEKGQAVAVHTRRAADPQGAFDALRGPLADLAARHGLVLEPGRMVLELRPPGVDKGVALQEYVREVGAETVVYGGDDLGDLPAFAAVNALRAQGRPGLLLCSGTGDVPELAGQADLVLPGPGALVGFLASVAARL